A genomic segment from Salvia splendens isolate huo1 chromosome 13, SspV2, whole genome shotgun sequence encodes:
- the LOC121761237 gene encoding uncharacterized protein LOC121761237 has translation MSCKTCFKKVEAEDNKFNCSVCKSTYSHAYRRYKFIVNIVDDTSNTSLLVWDREGIQLIGKKVYEFVETDNQVLPMEDIAKEIEKKLVGQSVLFKLQFRNQLEYYKSYPHTVNKVCNIPHVVEKSLVRKKLGKN, from the exons ATGTCATGTAAGACCTGTTTTAAGAAGGTTGAGGCAGAGGATAACAAGTTTAACTGTTCAGTATGTAAGAGCACTTATTCCCATGCTTATAGAAG GTATAAATTTATTGTCAATATTGTTGATGATACAAGCAACACTTCACTTTTAGTGTGGGATAGGGAGGGGATCCAACTGATAGGAAAAAAGGTTTATGAATTTGTAGAGACTGATAATCAG GTTTTGCCAATGGAGGACATTGCTAAAGAAATTGAAAAGAAGCTGGTGGGGCAGAGTGTGTTGTTCAAGCTCCAATTCAGAAATCAGCTGGAGTATTACAAATCTTATCCACACACTGTGAACAAAGTGTGCAATATTCCTCATGTTGTTGAGAAAAGCTTGGTTCGCAAGAAGTTAGGAAAGAATTAA